AAGATGCACGGGATCGATGTTCCCTTCGTTACCCTGCAAGTAATTGCAATGAATTAAAATCTTGGTCGCGGTCCGGTATTCTTCCGGCACCGTCAAGAACTCGTAGTTCGGCAACAAGGGCGGCTCGCCGGGACCGAGGTAGGCGAAGATGACTCCGCCCGACTCTTGGCAAGGATACGCCAGGTGGCAGATTTCGTCTCGGTGCGCTCCGCCGCCCGGCTCGCCGGGTTGTTCCAGGACGCGGCCGCCGATATCGTAAAGCCAGCCGTGGTAGAGACACCGGAGCCCGCCGTCCTCGACGCGGCCGTAACTCAGGTCCGTTCCGCGGTGCGAGCAATGAATCCCCAATAAACCGGGGCGGCCTTGATCGTCGCGGAAAAGCACCAAATCCTCGCTGAAGACTCTCACTTTGACAGGCGCTCCCGCTCTGGGCAGCTCTTCCGCAAGCGCCACCGGCTGCCAGTAACGGCGCATCAGATTCCCGCAAGGAGTGCCGGGGCCCGTTTGAGTGAGCAGGTCGTTTTCTTCCTTCGTGATCATTTCTTACCTCGTATCTGATTATTCCCCAGTCCAAATTAGGCGAAATCGTGCTTGGGCGTCAAGTCGAGAGGGTTCTGTTCAATCCTCAGGTATTCACCTGATTGGACATCCGAGCGGGTCGAGCTATTAATAATTATTTGAGCAGGAGAGGAGCAAACCATGCTGGCTTTACTCATTGCCGTCCTTTTCGGTTTGGCGATCGGTTATTTCGCGACGCAAAATACCACTCCGGTGACGATCCGGCTGGCCGAATATGCGCTGGAGGAAATTCCGTTGTATCTCGTCGTCGTGGGCTCGCTGCTGATCGGACTTTTCATCGCCTGGATTCTTTATATCGCCCAGTTTCTTTCGGCAAAATTGACGATCTACGGAAGAGACCAGGTCGTGAGAAAAACCCGGCGGACGGTGGCCGATCTGGAACATAGGGTCCACGAGCTCGAGGTCGAAAACGAACGGCTGAGGGCGCGGGAGCCTTATCCGTCCGATGAACGAGAGCAGGTTTATCATCGGCACCCTTCGGTCGCGCCTTGACCTTCGATCATCATCCATTCCGAGCGGCGTTCCGTCTGATTCCCGTGGCGCCGGCTGCGCCGGTGTCACGGTCGAGAACCTCTTGACCTCCGGTTTGAATCGTCCTAGATAATTAGACCGATCCTCTGACCGAGCGAAGCGCCGCATGAAACGTTTCCGCCGCATCCTGCATGCCACCGATTTCTCCACCGCGTCCAAGCGCGCCTTCGAGATAGCGGTCGAATTCGCCAAGCAAAATAGGGCGGAGCTGCTTCTGGTTCACGTGCTGGTGCCGCACGTCATCTATCCGCCGGATGCCGAGGCCGATCCTACATTCTACCTCGAGCTGGAAAGGACCACGCGGCGCCAGGCGCAATCTTCTCTGGACGCGCTGGTCGGCCAAGTCAAAAGAAGGAAAGTCAAAGTGAAGGGTCTTCTGCTCAGAGGGACGGCGCACGATCAGATCGTTCGCTCGGCCAAGAACCGCCGCGCCGACATGATCGTGATCGGCACGCACGGACGAACCGGCATATCCAAATTGCTCATGGGCAGCGTCGCCGGGCGGGTGATCTCCGAAGCCACTTGCCCGGTGCTGACGGTCCGGGGGAAGTAACGCGTCACGCCGCGCTTTCGATCCATTATCGATTGGTCCGCTTTCAGGCAGAACTCGCCTCGAAGGAGGCCCGCCGTGCGCTTATGACTCCGAACGCGCTTCCATTTGCCCTTGTTATCTGTTGTGCGCTCCTGGTGAGCATCGAGGCGACCGCTGAGGAGGCGAAGCGCATTTATTACGGCACCACGGCTTCGCCCGCCCATCTTCCAGTATGGGTCGCGAGAGACGCCGGGTTGTTCGCTCAGCGCGGCCTCCAGGTCGAGCCGGTGCAGGTTCGCGGCGGCTCGCTGATCACGTTGGCGATCATCACCAACGATCTGCCCTTTTCCGGCGTGGGCGCGGAGTCGGTCGTCGCCGCGCGCGCGTCCGGGGGCGACGTCGTTTTGCTCGCCTGCCCGATCGACGCCGATCCGGTTTACTTGATCGCGCGGCCCGAAATCAAAAGTCCCTCGGACCTCAAGGGACAGGCCAGCGGCGTGACGCGCTACGGATCGAGCACGCACTTTTATCTGAGGTCGGCGCTGAAACACGTCGGGCTCGACCCGGATCGAGACCTGATCGTCATGCAGTTGGGCGCGGGCCCGGAAATGGTCGCCGCGCTGGAAACCAATCGCATCCAGGCCGCGGCGCTCACGACCCGCTACGCGATTCCTTTTTTGCAGCGCGGCTGGCCCGTGCTCGTCGATTTGAGCAAGACGGATCTGGTTTATCCCTCTTCGTGCGTCGCCAGCAGCCGCGCCTTTATCAAGGCCCAGCCCAGGACAACCGAAGATTTTCTCCGCGCCTACGTCGCCGGCATCAAGCTCATTAAAAAAGATCATGCCTTTGCGGAGAAGTCTTTTTCCAAATGGCTCAGGGAAAAAGATCCCGTCATCGTGCAAAAATCCGTCGCCGCTTACGCGCGCCTCTTCAAGACGGCGCCCATCGTGCCGGACAAGGGAATCGAGAACGTCGTGAAAGACTTGCTGAAGACCCGGCCGGAGTTCAAAGAATATTTAGGATGGCCGGAGCCGTTCCGTGAAAACGGCCCCCTGGAAAAAGTTCTGTTGGAGAAGTAGATGAGACGGCGCCGGAGAATACGCCAAGCGTCCTCGTCTTCCGGCGGTCAGGTGAAGAGAACCGTGATCTGCGCGTGAATTTCCGCGGCCAAAGGACCGTCGGCGTCCTCCGTCAACGCGGACTGCCACACTTTGAGCGCCTCGTACTTCTTATCGACCGCCGCGTAGACGAGCCCTAATTTATAGCGCAGGAGCGAGTTGTCGAATCCGAGCGCCTTGGCCTGCAGGTAGTTGGCGATCGCGTCCTCATATCTCTGCCACTGGTGATAGAGAAGCCCGAGATTAAAATACGTCGGCGCATAATTCGGCTCGAGGCGCTGCGCTTCACGGAAAGCCTTTTCTCCCGCTTCGCAGTCTCCCAGGCGCTCGTGGCAGAGACCGAGATTGTGGTAAGCGGCGGCGTGATCGTTCTGGAGCGCGATCGTTTTGCTCAAGGCCTCGATCGCTTCCGCAAGTTTCCCCTGCTCGTACAGGGCGGTGCCGAGATTGTAATAGGCCTCGGCGTGCTTGGGATCGGCCTTAACGGCGCCGACAAAATGCTGAATGGCTTCATCGAAGCGGCCTTGCTGCGCCAGCGCGAGGCCGAGATTGTTGAGCGCGCCGGGATGGTTCGGCTTGGTTTTCAGATGCCTTTGAAAGGCGCCGATGGCGTGGTCCAATAATCCCTGCCCGCAATACGCGAGCCCCAACGCGTAATTCGCCTCCCCGTGGCCGGGGTCGAGTGCGACCACGGTTTCCCAATGGGCCAACGCCTTGGGAAAATCCTTTTTCTGGTAGTATGCGACGCCCAGATTATAATGGGTCGAAACCGACCGTGGGGCATCCTTCAAAGACAGCTCCCACTGGGAGATAGCCTCTGCGAGACGGCCTTCCTGCGCGAGCCGGTTCCCCTCGTAGTGGCTACGCAAAAGATCCGGTGCGCCGGCGCCGTCCCGCTTATCGATCTGTGGATGACTCATATTGGTTAGGCAACGAAGCTGATGCTAACACTGAAGCCCGCGGCGTTGAGATGCAGCGCGCCGCGATAAGCCTGAAAGCCGGCGCGAACGGCGTCCGCCGTAGTAAGGTGCGCGAGGCTCGGCATGCCGACGGCGGCCGCTTCCCGGTTCTCCACCTTGGCAACGTTCATCTCGGCTTCGGCTTGAGTCTGGACCAAAGTTGTTCCGCCGTCGGAAGAGACCTGGCGATTCACGGCCAGCCGTCCGGAAACGTCGAGCTCGGTGTGACTGAGTTCCGCCTGCAATCCTTGTCCCTCGTTGGCGACGAGAGCGGCGGCCGACTCCTGGACGACTTTGCCGTCGAGCTCGAATACCCGGTTTCCCGCCGCGTCCACCGTGGCGACCACGCGGCCCTGGAAGCGCGCCGCATCCAGAGACGCGCGCTGGGTGTCCGTGGTCGCGCCTGCGACGGTTGCTTCGCCGTTTTGACCCTCGACGACTTTGCCTGAGGCGATCTCCTGGTGCGAGACGGTCGCCGTCACGCTTGAAAAATCGAATTCCAGTGTGCCTTGATCGAGCCGGAAGCTCGCGCGGAGGCCGGCGGCGGTTCTAATATCGACGATGACTGCTCCTTTGCCCAGGCCCGCGCCCACTTGCTGGGTGTCGGGCGAGTATTCGATCTGGCCCTGCACGAGTTGAGCGACCTTGGTCTCGCTTTCGACCAGACGCCCCTGGCCGTTCGCATTGACGGTCAGGTCGTCGGTTTCCGTCCGGCGCTCCTGCTTTGCATCAAACGATATGGCTCTCTGGCCGTCGGCGTCGACCCGGTTAAGCAGCTCGGCTTTCATCTCGGACTCGACTTTGGTGTCGATGGCCCGTTCCGTTTTCGCGCCGTTATTATCGGACACGACTTTCATCGCAAGCGCGACCGACTCTTCGCTCTTGATCTCAGTCTCGGCGAGAGTATCGCCGTTACTTTCTTTGGTGACGGCGGTGCGGGCGCTCGCCTCGCCGTTTCGGTTTTCGGAGGTCGTCGTGGTCGTCTCGCGGTCGATGGCCTGCTCGCGCACGAGCTTGCCGTTTCCGTCGAATTGCTCGACCGTGCCGGTGGTTACGACGTGATCCATGGTCGCGGCTTTGATCTCATATTCGGTGCGGGTCGAATTTTCCGTCTCACCGGGACGGGAAAGCGCTTTGGTCGTCTGCTCGCTCTGGCTCAAGCGGCGTGTGTCGATCGTGCGCGCCTCGGTCGTCGTGACCTGCTGTGAGCTGGCCTTGGCGGAGAGAACTTCGCCCTCGGCGCCGAGATTTTCCACCAGCGTCGCGCTCGTCGACTGAACATGGGTCTCGATCTCTTGATGTCCCTGGGAAGCATCCGTCGTTTCGGAGCTGACCTTGCGGAGAGAAGCCTTTCCCTCCTGGTGGACGGCCACAACAGTTTCCTGCTCGACCTGCCGGCTCGCGTCGCCGTGCGCCTTCACGTCGATCGCTTGTTCTTGTTTGGTGGTGACCGCCTGGCGGCTCGACTTGTCGCTCACCAGGTTGCCCAACGAGTCGTACACTCGCACGCGCGCCTCGGTCTCGGTCCGGTTCTGCGCCGCGACCGCGTCGCTGCGGTTCCGATCGCTCGTGCTCGCGATGTTGATGCTCACGCGCGTGGCGTTGCCGTTCTTAACAACGTTGCGCGTCGTGCTTTCGTTGTTGACGCGCGCCTCTTTGAAGTCGGCGTCCCGGTTGCCGACGTTGACCTGATGGACGTCGCGCTCCACGTTTTTGTAGACCGGCTTGCCGTTCACCTGGCCCTGGACCACTTGATTCGAGTGTTGGGTGACTTCGCGCCGGTGTTGCTGGTTGCCGTCGCCTTGACTGACCTGCTGGGTCGAGGTCTTAAGAGTTTGGCCGTCCTGCTGCGCCGACCGGACCGTCTGGGTATCGACGTGGGAGTGCACGCGACTCTCGAACCTCGCGCTCATGCTGGTCTGCTGTTGCAGCCTGAGGGCGCTCTGTACGGCGTTTTGGGTAAGATTTTTCTGGTTCGCGACCGAGCCGACGCCGTTCTTGCGGACTTTCTCCAGCAGATTGCCGGCGAGGCGAACGGGTTTGTAGTTGAATAACTGCGAGGGAAGATCGAATTTTGTCTTCACCATGACTCCTAACCGAGATTGTCAGGCAGGTTCGGAGGGGTTACCCTCCTGGCCTCTTGGCTTCCATCGGCAGGAATTGCCGCGGCTTTAGGAAAAATTTTCCCAGGGAAAGTTTTTCCTACCGACAGTAAAGAAATCGAGGGGTTGGGAGGCGTACCGGGAGAATCACCTAGAGCGAAAAGCGTTGGTTTTGGGCTCTTAATAGACGGTTTGACGCTTCAATCCTCGTTAGTAGAATGGGCGCGATCATCGCCAGACGCCCCGCTGGAGAAAGATTTGGTGAGAGAAGTGACGGAATGCCGAACGCAATCGAAGGCAGTATATTTAAAAAGTAGGCGCTTTTATTGGCGGTTCCGGCAGCCGTACCGTTGCCACGGAAACCGACTCGGTACGTTCTCCACCGCCTGAGGACCCCGGCCCTCCACCGCCCGCAGTCGGCTCCCCCGACCCTCGTGTTATCGGTCCGTTGTTTTCAGGAGACGTTTTTGGAGTGCCCCCGCGCAGATAATTGATTGCCCCGTTCTGACGCGCGTAATGGTGCCAGACGACGGTTAAATCCAACAACAGCGCCGCCAGCCACCATAAATAAAAGAAAACCGCCGCGCCCAGAAGAACGGGCCAAACCGAAGCGCCGGGCGGCGCTTTGATCAGCAGGTAGACGACGATGCTCAGCACGGCGATCGCGCCGGGAACGATAAGCGGGCGAACGCCGCGCGAAGGGTAACGCAAGCTTAACGCCGTCCCGGCGATCACGACCAGCGCCGCCAGAATCGCCAAAGGCCAGCCCGGGCCGAACGGCATATCGTAGCCTAGGAGCGTTGC
The nucleotide sequence above comes from Candidatus Binatia bacterium. Encoded proteins:
- a CDS encoding LapA family protein, whose amino-acid sequence is MLALLIAVLFGLAIGYFATQNTTPVTIRLAEYALEEIPLYLVVVGSLLIGLFIAWILYIAQFLSAKLTIYGRDQVVRKTRRTVADLEHRVHELEVENERLRAREPYPSDEREQVYHRHPSVAP
- a CDS encoding universal stress protein, whose product is MKRFRRILHATDFSTASKRAFEIAVEFAKQNRAELLLVHVLVPHVIYPPDAEADPTFYLELERTTRRQAQSSLDALVGQVKRRKVKVKGLLLRGTAHDQIVRSAKNRRADMIVIGTHGRTGISKLLMGSVAGRVISEATCPVLTVRGK
- a CDS encoding ABC transporter substrate-binding protein encodes the protein MTPNALPFALVICCALLVSIEATAEEAKRIYYGTTASPAHLPVWVARDAGLFAQRGLQVEPVQVRGGSLITLAIITNDLPFSGVGAESVVAARASGGDVVLLACPIDADPVYLIARPEIKSPSDLKGQASGVTRYGSSTHFYLRSALKHVGLDPDRDLIVMQLGAGPEMVAALETNRIQAAALTTRYAIPFLQRGWPVLVDLSKTDLVYPSSCVASSRAFIKAQPRTTEDFLRAYVAGIKLIKKDHAFAEKSFSKWLREKDPVIVQKSVAAYARLFKTAPIVPDKGIENVVKDLLKTRPEFKEYLGWPEPFRENGPLEKVLLEK
- a CDS encoding tetratricopeptide repeat protein; translated protein: MSHPQIDKRDGAGAPDLLRSHYEGNRLAQEGRLAEAISQWELSLKDAPRSVSTHYNLGVAYYQKKDFPKALAHWETVVALDPGHGEANYALGLAYCGQGLLDHAIGAFQRHLKTKPNHPGALNNLGLALAQQGRFDEAIQHFVGAVKADPKHAEAYYNLGTALYEQGKLAEAIEALSKTIALQNDHAAAYHNLGLCHERLGDCEAGEKAFREAQRLEPNYAPTYFNLGLLYHQWQRYEDAIANYLQAKALGFDNSLLRYKLGLVYAAVDKKYEALKVWQSALTEDADGPLAAEIHAQITVLFT